A genomic window from Amia ocellicauda isolate fAmiCal2 chromosome 15, fAmiCal2.hap1, whole genome shotgun sequence includes:
- the LOC136771278 gene encoding major histocompatibility complex class I-related gene protein, giving the protein MLRALLALFAVQCACAANHSLHYVCTGASGPVAVTEVIVVTMLDKEELSYYNTTVGEVVPRQEWLKDEEGLQGWKINSYVSVDTLNSVRTAGIATLQQMWGCKQGDDNATRYFWQYGYKGKDYLTLDTNTWAFTTVSPWHPRRTPSLKSSRTYLQQHCLEWLKKLLEHGREALDRKVPHEVSVHYNGCELSCLATGFFPRDIVLSWQRDGQELHEGVESGELLPNGDGTYQVTKSLRLSGWERLWHTFSCHVKHASLEEASVTYWGASLRRSLCVLECRAAPSRLHASRHRLSVEPEPYGLRGDVEK; this is encoded by the exons ATGCTGCGAGCCCTGCTGGCCCTGTTCGCCGTCCAGTGCGCTTGTGCCG CAAACCACTCTCTGCACTATGTCTGCACTGGCGCCTCAGGCCCAGTGGCAGTGACGGAGGTGATTGTGGTCACCATGCTGGACAAGGAGGAGCTGAGTTACTACAACACCACAGTGGGTGAGGTGGTCCCTCGGCAGGAGTGGCTGAAAGATGAAGAGGGTTTACAGGGCTGGAAGATTAACTCCTATGTATCTGTTGACACCCTGAACTCTGTACGCACTGCAG GCATTGCAACACTGCAGCAGATGTGGGGCTGCAAACAGGGTGACGACAATGCAACCCGATATTTCTGGCAGTACGGCTACAAAGGCAAAGATTATCTCACCCTAGACACCAACACCTGGGCCTTCACCACCGTCAGTCCCTGGCATCCGCGCAGGACCCCGAGCTTGAAGAGTTCGAGGACGTAcctgcagcagcactgcctggagTGGCTGAAGAAGTTGCTGGAGCACGGCAGGGAGGCTCTGGACAGGAAAG tCCCCCACGAGGTGTCAGTGCACTATAATGGCTGTGAGCTGTCCTGCCTGGCCACGGGCTTCTTCCCCCGAGACATTGTGCTGTCCTGGCAGAGAGACGGGCAGGAGCTGCACGAGGGGGTGGAGAGCGGGGAGCTGCTGCCCAATGGGGACGGGACGTACCAGGTCACAAAGAGCCTGAGACTGAGCGGCTGGGAAAGGCTCTGGCACACATTCTCCTGCCACGTGAAACACGCCAGCCTGGAAGAGGCATCTGTTACTTACTGGG GCGCTTCCTTAAGAAGAAGTCTCTGTGTCCTGGAGTGTAGAGCGGCTCCCAGCAGGCTGCATGCGTCTAGACACAGACTCAGCGTTGAGCCTGAACCGTACGGACTCAGAGGAGATGTGGAGAAGTGA